The following are from one region of the Amycolatopsis sp. QT-25 genome:
- a CDS encoding lantibiotic dehydratase codes for MSEPPLDDSAADEEAGYRTAGFYLLRVPTLPSAEYLSMMSTADTDLPGAEDGVADLDRLRDEGRARLREIAARPRVAQALRVASPSLVTSLAKLESGNARKPGRVYASLFRYLTRMATRPTPYGLFAAVGMGEFAATTAATLVSDPVAETRTRADLAWLLALIKTIEEDGGLRDELRVAINPLLYQVGDRAVLPFADVHGQSDNRSIAFRVTEPVRVALRAAQLPGAAYADVVAAVRDEMPSATEEQVRAMLCQLWDVHVVTSDLRPSLTVSLPELDLVKKLDGLPGCAAVQGELRRLRKLATTVDEGRGSDGGAGLAELSRQQRALTPDYDGDTYQLDAGLAMANRKLSEDVARTAEDAVRTLTRLGVSPRRPQHIVEYHNAFLDRYGIGAEVPVLELLSPEAGLDAPATYLSPPRSYPLPVIPEEDHAHRDMVLSALASRALYRGDDAVELTDERLAALTAYDAPDDHVAARPSLDLYTQLAAESRAALDRGDWHMVLCSGSTTDGGRTFGRFFDLFGEESLEKLVEFTRAEERLLPDVVFAELSYLTPFGRSGNVTVHPPLRRYEVSVNTAPSVPEERRIPLGDIHVGATVDRFYLRSRRLGKELCVTQSHMLGHIGAPNVCRLLLELSQDLFAPLPSFDWGIAGGAPYLPRVTRGRVVLQPAQWRLGASLLPGLAKDADLPGGNGFFEMVRQWRHEWNVPRYVYLVWMDNRLLLDLDHPLAVDELRYEVRRAMRTDRRSGVLLHEMLPGLSDAWLTDTEGRRYHCEVVVPLLAKRAADVRRPAIGAAPVLPNGDAPGLLPGDTATVAPERRKHIGSEWVYLKVYAATAQQDGIVTGAADSLTAALRAEGLLDRWFYLRYGDPEPHLRIRLRVRQGQNSLAVLARTTEWARGLIESGHAADFAFTSYQREIERYGGPEMIDTAEFVFERSSEVSIGLLNILRRHKADLEPEVVCVLAMHELCRAWGRDPVHEIRPGAELDVPGKTRAHFRSVQSTLCDLLEPWDEHPDPVARSCQGALREVFAGQWETVAAAGERARSLTARGLLTGSEDTILGSLVHMQVNRLLGVARDREVLCHELWSLARRSIRRRPGWGDNSDRKQR; via the coding sequence ATGAGCGAACCGCCACTGGACGACTCTGCAGCGGACGAAGAGGCCGGCTACCGCACCGCCGGCTTTTATCTGCTTCGCGTACCGACGCTGCCCTCTGCGGAGTACCTGAGCATGATGTCGACGGCGGACACGGACCTGCCGGGAGCAGAGGATGGCGTCGCGGATCTCGACCGGCTGCGTGACGAGGGCAGGGCGCGGCTGCGCGAAATCGCGGCACGGCCGCGCGTGGCACAAGCGCTCCGGGTCGCCAGCCCGAGCCTGGTGACAAGCTTGGCCAAGCTGGAGTCGGGAAACGCCAGGAAACCCGGCCGGGTATACGCGTCCCTGTTCCGCTACCTCACCCGAATGGCCACCAGGCCGACGCCGTACGGGCTCTTCGCCGCGGTGGGAATGGGTGAGTTCGCCGCGACGACCGCGGCCACTTTGGTGTCCGACCCGGTCGCCGAGACACGGACGCGAGCCGATCTGGCGTGGTTGCTCGCCCTCATCAAGACGATCGAGGAGGACGGAGGCCTCCGGGACGAACTCCGCGTCGCCATCAACCCGTTGCTGTACCAGGTCGGCGACCGGGCGGTGTTGCCGTTCGCCGACGTGCATGGGCAATCCGACAACCGCTCCATCGCGTTCCGGGTCACCGAACCGGTGCGTGTCGCGCTGCGCGCCGCCCAGCTGCCCGGTGCCGCTTACGCCGACGTGGTGGCCGCCGTGCGCGACGAAATGCCCAGCGCCACCGAGGAACAGGTGCGCGCGATGCTCTGCCAGCTCTGGGACGTGCACGTGGTGACCAGCGATCTCCGGCCGTCTTTGACGGTTTCACTTCCCGAGCTGGACCTCGTCAAGAAACTGGACGGTCTGCCGGGCTGTGCGGCGGTGCAGGGCGAGCTGCGGAGGCTGCGCAAGCTGGCCACCACGGTCGACGAAGGGCGTGGCTCCGATGGTGGTGCCGGCTTGGCCGAACTTTCGCGACAGCAACGTGCGCTGACACCGGACTACGACGGTGACACCTACCAGCTGGACGCCGGACTGGCGATGGCGAACCGCAAGCTGTCCGAGGATGTAGCGCGGACCGCCGAAGACGCCGTTCGGACGTTGACCCGGCTCGGGGTGTCGCCTCGGCGGCCGCAGCACATTGTGGAGTATCACAACGCTTTCCTTGACCGCTACGGCATCGGTGCCGAGGTGCCGGTGCTCGAGTTGCTCAGCCCCGAGGCCGGTTTGGACGCTCCGGCGACCTACCTGTCACCGCCGCGGTCGTACCCGTTGCCCGTCATTCCGGAGGAAGACCATGCGCACCGCGACATGGTGTTGTCCGCGCTCGCCTCGCGGGCCCTCTACCGCGGAGACGACGCGGTGGAACTCACCGACGAGAGGCTGGCCGCACTGACGGCGTACGACGCACCGGACGACCACGTCGCCGCACGGCCTTCGCTCGATCTGTACACGCAGCTGGCCGCGGAATCGCGTGCCGCGCTCGATCGCGGCGACTGGCACATGGTCCTGTGCTCCGGGTCGACGACCGACGGAGGACGTACGTTCGGCCGGTTCTTCGACTTGTTCGGTGAGGAGTCGCTCGAGAAGCTGGTGGAGTTCACCCGCGCCGAGGAGCGGCTACTACCCGATGTGGTGTTCGCGGAACTCAGCTACCTCACCCCGTTCGGCCGCAGTGGCAACGTGACCGTGCACCCGCCCCTGCGTCGTTACGAAGTGTCTGTCAACACCGCCCCCTCAGTACCGGAGGAACGGCGGATCCCGCTCGGTGACATCCATGTCGGGGCCACCGTGGACCGCTTCTATCTCCGTTCACGACGGCTGGGCAAGGAGCTGTGCGTCACCCAGAGCCATATGCTCGGGCATATCGGCGCGCCGAACGTCTGCCGCCTGCTGCTGGAGCTGTCCCAGGACTTGTTCGCGCCACTGCCGAGTTTCGATTGGGGAATCGCTGGTGGCGCACCGTATCTGCCCAGGGTCACCCGAGGCCGTGTCGTGCTGCAACCGGCCCAGTGGCGTCTCGGCGCGAGTTTGCTGCCGGGGTTGGCGAAAGACGCCGATCTGCCAGGCGGCAACGGGTTCTTCGAGATGGTGCGCCAATGGCGACACGAGTGGAACGTGCCCCGCTACGTCTATCTGGTGTGGATGGACAACCGGCTGCTGCTCGACCTCGACCATCCCCTCGCGGTCGACGAACTCCGATACGAGGTCCGGCGTGCGATGCGGACCGACCGCCGTAGTGGGGTGCTGCTCCACGAAATGCTCCCCGGCCTCTCGGATGCCTGGTTGACCGACACCGAAGGCAGGCGCTACCACTGCGAAGTCGTGGTGCCACTGCTCGCGAAGCGAGCCGCGGACGTCCGGCGGCCGGCCATCGGCGCGGCACCGGTGCTGCCGAATGGCGACGCGCCGGGTCTGCTGCCGGGGGACACCGCAACGGTCGCACCGGAGCGGCGGAAACACATCGGGTCCGAATGGGTGTACCTCAAGGTGTACGCCGCCACCGCACAGCAGGACGGCATAGTGACCGGCGCGGCGGACTCCCTGACCGCGGCCCTGCGTGCGGAAGGGTTGCTGGACCGGTGGTTTTATCTTCGCTACGGCGATCCGGAGCCACATCTGCGAATCCGGCTGCGCGTACGACAGGGGCAAAATTCGCTCGCCGTGCTGGCGAGAACCACCGAATGGGCCCGCGGCCTGATCGAGTCCGGACACGCCGCCGATTTCGCGTTCACCAGTTATCAAAGGGAGATCGAACGTTACGGTGGACCCGAAATGATCGACACGGCCGAGTTCGTCTTCGAGCGTTCCAGCGAGGTTTCGATCGGTCTGCTGAACATTCTGCGCCGACACAAGGCGGATCTCGAACCCGAAGTCGTGTGCGTGCTCGCGATGCACGAACTGTGCCGGGCATGGGGACGTGATCCGGTGCACGAGATCCGGCCGGGGGCCGAACTCGACGTTCCCGGGAAGACCCGTGCCCACTTCCGGAGCGTGCAGTCGACGCTGTGTGATCTCCTCGAACCGTGGGACGAGCACCCGGACCCGGTCGCGCGCAGCTGCCAAGGCGCGCTCCGAGAAGTCTTCGCCGGGCAATGGGAAACCGTGGCCGCAGCCGGTGAGCGGGCACGGAGCCTGACGGCGCGGGGCCTGTTGACGGGAAGCGAGGACACGATCCTGGGCAGCCTGGTGCACATGCAGGTCAACCGACTGCTCGGAGTCGCGCGGGATCGCGAGGTGCTGTGTCACGAACTATGGTCGCTCGCGCGCAGATCCATTCGTCGTCGGCCGGGCTGGGGAGACAACAGTGACCGCAAACAGCGCTGA
- a CDS encoding ABC transporter ATP-binding protein translates to MTANSAEDPTRRGNHWLRALVLLWRVSPPQMSGVLVTTLVLALVPALNVSLTTHAVQSVADAVSRRESAEALNQALFAAGAIAFVTAIAQLLTAARGYLETLLRYRMANSIQLQIMEKSVRLPLQDFEDAGTYDKLQRANRESMHRPYQIFTNLISTVSSGVSLSAVSVVLISWDVRIALLVMVAPLPSLAANIFYSRIMWKLEYDRSSDRRRVNYLQYLVTTDRNYKETRLFSLGQMFVGQFRDLVERFYVIDRRWEGRQAAATAALGMLSVATAAVAILFAVQATVSSGTIGQFAGYVMAVALVQTTIQTLVGSVAQLYEHNLFLGNLFSFLEKPEHGPGTEGKRAFPTTLRKGIEFREASFTYPGTDNVVLDRVNLFLPAGRCVALVGPNGAGKTTIVKLIARFYDCDSGTILIDDVPVEQYDLEDLRKNIGVIFQDFIQYEASALDNIGFGNLAARNDRSKVAEAARQAGALPFLDELPKGLDTPLGRWFDEGRQLSGGQWQKVALGRAFLRDAPVVVLDEPTASIDAATEAEVFGRLKEIAGRATTLLIAHRFSTVRVADHIVVIDHGKVVEEGGHTDLMTRNGMYANLFRLQAAGYQYDADDCATLQDSGMA, encoded by the coding sequence GTGACCGCAAACAGCGCTGAAGACCCGACGCGGCGAGGAAATCACTGGCTGCGGGCTTTGGTGCTGCTTTGGCGGGTCAGCCCACCGCAGATGTCCGGAGTATTGGTGACGACGCTGGTGCTCGCGCTCGTTCCCGCGCTCAACGTGTCGCTGACCACGCACGCCGTGCAGTCGGTCGCCGATGCCGTGAGCCGGCGTGAATCGGCAGAAGCGCTGAACCAGGCCTTGTTCGCGGCGGGGGCGATCGCGTTCGTCACCGCGATCGCACAGCTGCTGACCGCCGCCCGTGGTTACCTGGAAACGTTGTTGCGGTACCGGATGGCCAACAGCATCCAGCTGCAGATCATGGAGAAGTCAGTCCGGCTACCGCTCCAAGACTTCGAAGACGCCGGAACCTACGACAAACTGCAACGCGCCAATCGGGAGTCCATGCACCGTCCGTACCAGATCTTCACCAACCTGATCTCGACGGTCTCCAGTGGGGTGTCGCTCAGCGCGGTCAGTGTCGTCCTGATCTCTTGGGACGTCCGGATCGCTCTACTGGTCATGGTGGCGCCGCTGCCCTCGCTGGCGGCCAACATCTTCTACAGCCGGATCATGTGGAAGCTCGAATACGACCGGTCCTCGGACCGCAGGCGGGTGAACTACCTGCAGTACCTCGTCACCACTGACCGCAACTACAAGGAGACGAGGCTGTTCTCCCTCGGGCAGATGTTCGTCGGCCAGTTCCGTGACCTGGTGGAGCGGTTCTATGTGATCGACCGGAGATGGGAAGGCAGACAGGCGGCGGCTACAGCCGCGCTCGGCATGCTGAGCGTCGCGACCGCCGCGGTCGCCATCCTCTTCGCGGTACAGGCCACGGTGTCCAGTGGGACGATCGGCCAGTTCGCCGGTTATGTGATGGCCGTGGCGCTGGTACAGACCACTATCCAGACGTTGGTCGGCAGTGTGGCGCAGCTGTACGAGCACAACTTGTTCCTCGGTAATCTCTTCTCCTTTTTGGAGAAGCCGGAGCACGGACCGGGAACCGAAGGAAAACGCGCGTTCCCGACGACCTTGCGCAAGGGCATCGAATTTCGCGAGGCGTCGTTCACTTACCCAGGTACGGACAACGTCGTCCTCGACCGGGTGAACCTGTTTCTTCCGGCGGGAAGATGCGTCGCATTGGTCGGCCCCAACGGAGCAGGCAAGACCACTATTGTGAAGTTGATCGCGCGGTTCTACGACTGTGACAGCGGCACCATCCTGATCGACGACGTTCCGGTGGAACAGTACGACCTCGAGGACCTCCGGAAAAACATCGGAGTCATCTTCCAGGACTTCATCCAATATGAGGCTTCCGCGCTGGACAACATCGGGTTCGGCAATCTCGCGGCGCGCAACGACCGGTCGAAGGTCGCCGAGGCGGCGCGCCAGGCTGGAGCGCTGCCGTTCCTCGACGAACTGCCGAAGGGACTGGACACCCCGCTCGGTCGCTGGTTCGACGAAGGACGTCAGTTGTCCGGTGGGCAGTGGCAGAAGGTGGCGCTCGGCCGGGCATTCCTGCGTGACGCGCCGGTCGTGGTGCTGGACGAGCCGACCGCGTCCATCGACGCGGCCACGGAGGCGGAGGTTTTCGGCAGACTGAAAGAGATCGCCGGACGGGCTACCACGCTGCTCATCGCTCACCGGTTCTCGACGGTACGGGTGGCCGACCATATCGTGGTGATCGACCATGGAAAGGTAGTGGAGGAAGGCGGTCACACCGATCTGATGACGAGGAACGGCATGTACGCGAACCTCTTCCGGCTGCAGGCGGCGGGTTACCAGTATGATGCCGACGATTGTGCGACTTTGCAGGACTCCGGCATGGCGTGA
- a CDS encoding erythromycin esterase family protein gives MAKRRVNRDAVSSWLAESAIVLRALEPKGDLDDLTPFATVLEGVQVVGLGEATHGSKEFFTLKHRLIEFLVRELDFTVIAFEAGRSVCRAVNDYIQSGEGTASAALTGVGYWTWDTYEVLALVEWLREYNASMPAQRRVRFHGIDSGIDEGAVQLVAKYLDTVVPHRTEAFREAIRTTNMGESSAGIGGLVGGSIAGTVRRLFRRKAAAGSVSPHTASRVLLDTAEFLRTERAGLVEASSVRDWSEAVESATELANAADIAAYPLLSADGCAVRDRYLADAVRELADDGERVAVWAHNGHVARSTVSRGVASMGAHLSEVYGSAYYALGLTFNQGSFQASRAGFAGNTGLAEFTVEPAVRRSVEALLAQPGIGDYLIDFRAARYKEPVMNWLTTPAPTRSYGAIVGFWPMVKKVTGSVTLADEYDGLAFIERTTRARSCALGGAW, from the coding sequence ATGGCGAAACGGCGGGTGAATCGTGACGCGGTCTCTTCCTGGCTCGCCGAGTCCGCGATCGTGCTCCGAGCGCTCGAGCCCAAGGGCGACCTGGACGATTTGACCCCATTCGCCACCGTGCTGGAAGGCGTACAGGTCGTCGGACTGGGCGAGGCGACGCACGGCAGCAAGGAATTCTTCACGCTCAAGCACCGGCTGATCGAGTTCCTGGTGCGCGAACTGGACTTCACGGTGATCGCCTTCGAGGCGGGAAGGTCGGTCTGCCGGGCCGTCAACGACTACATCCAGTCCGGCGAAGGCACCGCTTCGGCCGCGCTGACCGGTGTGGGGTACTGGACTTGGGACACTTACGAAGTGCTTGCCCTTGTCGAGTGGCTCAGGGAGTACAACGCCTCCATGCCCGCCCAGAGACGGGTGCGGTTCCACGGCATCGATTCGGGAATCGACGAAGGTGCGGTACAACTGGTCGCGAAGTACCTGGACACCGTGGTCCCGCACCGCACCGAGGCCTTCCGTGAAGCGATCCGGACGACGAACATGGGCGAATCCTCGGCCGGCATCGGTGGTCTCGTGGGGGGATCCATAGCCGGGACGGTGCGCCGTCTCTTCCGGCGGAAGGCCGCAGCCGGTTCCGTGAGCCCTCACACCGCGAGCCGGGTTCTCCTGGACACTGCCGAATTCCTGCGGACCGAACGTGCCGGACTTGTCGAGGCGAGTTCGGTACGAGACTGGTCCGAAGCCGTAGAGAGTGCCACAGAACTGGCGAATGCGGCTGACATCGCGGCGTATCCGTTGCTGAGTGCCGATGGGTGCGCCGTGCGGGACCGATACCTGGCCGACGCCGTGCGGGAATTGGCGGACGACGGTGAACGGGTGGCCGTGTGGGCACACAACGGTCACGTTGCACGGAGCACGGTGAGCCGAGGCGTCGCGAGTATGGGGGCACACCTCAGCGAGGTATACGGCAGCGCTTACTACGCGCTGGGCCTGACCTTCAATCAAGGTTCGTTTCAGGCTTCACGGGCCGGATTCGCCGGAAACACCGGCCTTGCCGAGTTCACCGTGGAGCCCGCCGTACGGCGGAGTGTGGAAGCGTTGCTCGCACAACCGGGAATCGGTGACTACCTGATCGACTTTCGCGCAGCGCGGTACAAAGAACCGGTCATGAACTGGCTGACCACACCCGCGCCGACACGTTCCTACGGCGCGATCGTGGGCTTCTGGCCCATGGTCAAAAAGGTCACCGGTTCGGTGACACTCGCCGACGAATATGACGGGTTGGCTTTCATCGAGCGAACTACGCGTGCGCGATCATGTGCTCTCGGCGGCGCTTGGTGA
- a CDS encoding FAD-binding protein, translating to MLTSGTEYEAVLSIWNGAVTSRPLAVLRCADTADVQAGIRTALEKGLPLSVRGGGHDWAGRALADGGLTLDLSPMRQDLRPRYGLQDRDHRNRVTETRRAGPLHPAGRRQAGRVPLAPRYGAFEGVGARPTTASASEVAGIGSVWAEHCQPPELLLGDGERVVLEQQVTGRLPAVRCPQLVFEFIRVRQALDQEEGVIEIVDVVPSVEDCLVVVGPAAERARSPCDPSDGACDAEVPLAELHHPPAGLQSPEDVAALPAEVVGDLVGRSGAANEIVDVVPALGVEAVPHVEVPDLGGLPSADGPFQIVAADRQHNPVSRLLPQHPHTLLQVGLPFAVTA from the coding sequence ATGCTGACATCCGGAACGGAATACGAAGCGGTCCTGTCCATCTGGAACGGCGCGGTGACCAGCCGTCCGCTTGCCGTCCTTCGCTGCGCCGACACGGCTGATGTCCAGGCCGGGATTCGGACCGCCCTGGAGAAGGGGCTCCCGCTGTCGGTCCGCGGTGGCGGGCACGACTGGGCCGGTCGCGCGCTGGCCGACGGCGGACTGACGCTCGACCTGAGCCCGATGCGACAGGACCTACGGCCGCGATACGGCCTACAGGACCGAGACCACCGCAATCGCGTAACAGAGACGCGGCGAGCAGGACCACTCCATCCGGCTGGTCGTAGACAGGCCGGTCGGGTTCCCTTGGCTCCGCGGTATGGAGCGTTCGAGGGAGTCGGCGCTCGGCCCACGACTGCCTCAGCGTCCGAGGTCGCCGGTATTGGGTCCGTTTGGGCTGAACACTGCCAGCCGCCGGAACTCCTCCTCGGAGATGGGGAGCGTGTTGTACTCGAGCAGCAGGTTACTGGTCGGCTGCCAGCCGTCCGATGTCCACAGCTCGTATTCGAGTTCATACGGGTTCGGCAGGCGCTTGACCAGGAAGAGGGCGTTATCGAGATCGTAGACGTCGTCCCCTCTGTGGAAGACTGCTTGGTAGTCGTAGGTCCGGCCGCGGAACGCGCGCGATCTCCCTGTGATCCCAGCGACGGCGCGTGCGATGCGGAAGTGCCACTCGCTGAGCTCCACCACCCACCAGCCGGGCTTCAGTCGCCCGAGGACGTCGCTGCGCTGCCAGCCGAGGTCGTCGGGGATCTCGTCGGCCGATCCGGTGCGGCGAACGAGATCGTGGATGTGGTACCCGCCCTTGGTGTCGAGGCCGTGCCACACGTCGAAGTACCTGACCTCGGCGGTCTCCCGTCCGCGGACGGCCCGTTCCAGATCGTCGCGGCCGACCGGCAGCACAACCCTGTCTCGCGGCTCCTTCCCCAGCACCCACACACCCTCTTGCAGGTAGGTCTCCCATTCGCCGTCACCGCTTGA
- a CDS encoding TetR/AcrR family transcriptional regulator, whose product MTELPRGRRAEYAAATRTAITDAARLLFARNGFFATKIDDIAAEARVAPATVYAVTGGKQGLIRTLVDLWSRAPIVAQTLSRIETLIDPDEILRHTAAVVRSMREKYGDIIRLVLSTAPHNPEVAEDLRVATKRYRDAIEAVATRLRDVGGLREGTTVAEASDILWFYFGYSGYFTLHDDNGWTYEKSESWLVAQAAAALR is encoded by the coding sequence ATGACCGAGCTTCCGAGAGGCCGCCGCGCCGAGTACGCCGCGGCCACCCGCACCGCCATCACCGACGCAGCGCGTCTGCTCTTCGCCCGTAACGGATTCTTCGCGACGAAGATCGACGACATCGCGGCGGAAGCCCGGGTGGCACCGGCCACGGTGTACGCGGTGACCGGCGGTAAACAGGGCCTGATCCGGACGCTGGTCGACCTGTGGAGCCGAGCGCCGATCGTGGCGCAGACCCTCTCCCGGATCGAGACCCTCATCGACCCGGACGAGATACTGCGGCACACCGCGGCCGTGGTCAGGTCCATGCGCGAGAAATACGGCGACATCATCCGGCTGGTGCTGTCGACCGCGCCACACAATCCCGAGGTCGCAGAGGACCTGCGCGTGGCCACGAAGCGCTACCGCGATGCCATCGAAGCCGTCGCCACCCGGCTCCGCGACGTCGGCGGTCTGCGCGAAGGAACGACGGTCGCGGAGGCGAGCGACATCCTCTGGTTCTACTTCGGATATTCCGGTTACTTCACCTTGCACGATGACAATGGCTGGACCTACGAGAAATCGGAAAGCTGGCTGGTCGCTCAAGCCGCCGCGGCCCTTCGCTGA
- a CDS encoding LuxR family transcriptional regulator codes for MRTGPLVGRHDEIRCLDGLLHAAADGHGGVLVLRGDAGIGKTTLLDHIREASGFRMVEASGSEFETELPFAALHQLCVPVLEHLDDLGARHREALRVAFGMTDGEPDMFRVGLATLELLATAARAQPLLCVVDDAHWLDTASTKALSFLARRVAAEPVAIVFAARHGLDELPALTITGLADADARALLTPAIDDRVRERILAEAQGNPLALLELPNAGGFGLPEATSVTQRIEASFRARLDRLPAQARQLLTVASADPTGDPGLLWAAVARLGIRTNADAADLVTFSTRVRFCHPLARSAVYRAASADERRAAHRALAAVTDPVTDPDRRAWHRAEAATGLDDNIAAELDTAATRARARGGVAACAAFLERAAALSSDPGLRTERTLAAVQAQLDAGAAGVAAELLTTVDVADDARLARTEILRGRIAFVRNDGDGPALMLRAAHRLSAVDPAWSRDSFLDALEMSLVVGRANGVMDTVLAEARHAPPAPAPDVLDALILLNTEGHRTAGPMLRRVLTENASWTRRPALAMMIAGELWDIEAHREITEWLLSTGRDTGSPWVLRLALAQQAVAATHAGDLGTAMIAVAEEEAIADAFDDPPMVYARVHATALRGRRVETLRLISSTLRDADARGNGHLVANAHWAAAVLYNACADYPAALAAARQATAPGDLYLAGIALPELIEAAVRCGEPDAATEALENLTARADASGTPWALGVTAWSRALVTGAEDDYRHAVELAGLPAPYRARARLLYGEWLRRESRRKDAREQLRAAHESLADMGMEAFALRAANELRATGEVARKKTADTSEALTAQETLIARLVATGATSKEVAGRLFLSPRTVDAHLRNIFRKLGISSRRQLREPERIPIA; via the coding sequence ATGCGCACTGGTCCGCTGGTCGGCAGGCACGACGAGATCCGCTGCCTGGACGGCTTGCTCCACGCCGCAGCCGATGGCCACGGCGGTGTCCTTGTGCTGCGTGGCGACGCCGGTATCGGCAAGACCACGCTGCTGGACCACATCCGGGAGGCGTCCGGTTTCCGGATGGTCGAGGCGTCGGGGTCGGAGTTCGAAACCGAACTGCCGTTCGCGGCCCTGCACCAGCTGTGCGTTCCGGTGCTCGAGCATCTCGACGACCTCGGCGCACGTCACCGCGAGGCGTTGCGAGTCGCGTTCGGTATGACCGACGGCGAGCCGGACATGTTCCGGGTAGGACTGGCGACGCTGGAGCTGCTCGCCACCGCGGCACGTGCCCAGCCACTGCTGTGCGTGGTGGACGATGCGCACTGGCTCGACACGGCATCGACGAAAGCGTTGTCGTTCCTGGCTCGACGCGTCGCCGCCGAACCGGTGGCGATCGTCTTCGCCGCCCGGCACGGCCTGGACGAGCTGCCCGCGTTGACCATCACCGGCCTCGCCGACGCCGACGCCCGTGCGTTGCTCACCCCCGCGATCGACGACCGGGTGCGGGAACGAATCCTGGCCGAGGCACAGGGAAACCCGCTGGCGTTGCTGGAACTGCCGAACGCGGGTGGCTTCGGCCTGCCGGAGGCGACCTCGGTGACGCAACGGATCGAGGCCAGCTTCCGGGCCAGATTGGACCGGCTTCCGGCGCAGGCCCGGCAGCTGCTGACCGTCGCCAGCGCCGACCCGACCGGCGACCCGGGCCTGTTGTGGGCAGCGGTCGCGCGCCTGGGCATCAGGACCAACGCCGACGCCGCCGACCTGGTGACCTTCTCCACGCGCGTGCGGTTCTGCCATCCCTTGGCCAGGTCGGCCGTCTACCGGGCGGCGTCCGCCGATGAGCGCCGCGCCGCACACCGGGCCCTGGCGGCGGTGACCGATCCGGTGACCGACCCCGACCGCAGGGCGTGGCACCGAGCCGAGGCCGCGACCGGCCTGGACGACAACATCGCCGCCGAGCTGGATACCGCCGCGACGCGCGCCCGCGCCAGAGGTGGTGTCGCGGCTTGCGCGGCTTTCCTGGAACGAGCCGCCGCGCTCTCGTCGGACCCGGGCCTGCGCACCGAACGCACGCTCGCCGCCGTCCAGGCGCAACTCGACGCGGGCGCGGCCGGCGTGGCGGCGGAACTGCTCACGACCGTCGACGTGGCAGACGATGCGCGACTCGCCCGCACGGAGATCTTGCGCGGCCGGATCGCGTTCGTCCGCAACGACGGCGACGGCCCGGCCTTGATGCTGCGAGCCGCTCACCGTCTGTCGGCCGTGGACCCGGCGTGGTCACGCGACAGCTTCCTGGACGCTCTGGAGATGAGCCTCGTCGTCGGCCGGGCGAACGGCGTGATGGACACCGTGCTCGCCGAGGCACGACACGCTCCGCCGGCTCCGGCTCCGGACGTGCTGGACGCCTTGATCCTGTTGAATACCGAGGGCCATCGGACCGCCGGCCCGATGTTGCGCCGGGTACTCACGGAGAACGCGTCGTGGACGCGCAGACCCGCTCTCGCCATGATGATCGCCGGCGAGCTCTGGGACATCGAAGCGCACCGCGAGATCACCGAATGGCTGCTGAGCACCGGACGCGACACCGGTTCGCCGTGGGTCCTGCGCCTCGCCCTCGCGCAGCAGGCAGTCGCCGCCACGCACGCTGGTGATCTCGGCACCGCGATGATCGCGGTGGCCGAGGAGGAAGCGATCGCGGACGCGTTCGACGATCCGCCGATGGTCTACGCGCGAGTGCACGCCACCGCGTTGCGCGGCAGGCGCGTGGAAACACTTCGGCTGATCAGCAGTACCCTGCGCGACGCCGACGCCCGCGGAAACGGCCACCTGGTCGCGAACGCGCACTGGGCCGCCGCGGTGCTGTACAACGCCTGCGCGGACTACCCGGCCGCTCTCGCCGCGGCCCGGCAAGCGACCGCACCGGGTGATCTCTATCTCGCGGGTATCGCGTTGCCGGAACTGATCGAAGCCGCCGTCCGCTGCGGCGAGCCCGACGCGGCCACCGAAGCCCTGGAGAACCTCACCGCTCGCGCCGACGCGAGCGGTACCCCGTGGGCGCTGGGCGTCACCGCCTGGTCGAGAGCGCTGGTGACCGGCGCGGAGGACGATTACCGCCACGCGGTGGAGCTGGCCGGTCTACCGGCTCCGTATCGAGCGCGGGCGCGCCTGCTTTACGGCGAGTGGCTACGCCGCGAGAGCCGCCGCAAGGACGCCCGCGAACAGCTACGCGCCGCGCACGAATCGTTGGCGGACATGGGCATGGAGGCATTCGCCCTACGCGCCGCCAACGAGTTGCGTGCCACCGGTGAGGTGGCACGAAAAAAGACCGCTGACACGTCCGAGGCGCTCACCGCTCAAGAAACACTCATCGCCCGGCTCGTCGCGACCGGAGCGACCTCGAAGGAAGTAGCGGGACGGCTGTTCCTCAGCCCCCGCACGGTCGACGCGCACCTGCGCAACATCTTCCGCAAGCTCGGCATCTCCTCCCGGCGCCAGCTCAGGGAGCCGGAGCGCATCCCGATCGCCTGA